In Vespa velutina chromosome 1, iVesVel2.1, whole genome shotgun sequence, the following proteins share a genomic window:
- the LOC124946771 gene encoding phosphatidylinositol 5-phosphate 4-kinase type-2 beta isoform X1, protein MSSAPQVSSGLSKLKKKHFRVKHQKVKLFRANEPLLSVFMWGVNHTINELSHVNIPVMLLPDDFRAYSKLKVDNHLFNKENMPSHFKIKEYCPLVFRNLRERFGIDDLDYKESMTRCRAYNPSRRSGLAKLSGRTHQLVQRSATAPSINFTPPPFISQIPVLSKPLRTYSFKPKRLRSQPILDDSSGKSGAKFYQSYDKLFIIKTLTSEEVERMHSFLKHYHPYIVERHGKTLLPQYLGMYRLTVDGVEHYVVAIRNVFSNHLTTHKKFDLKGSTVDREASDKEKEKDLPTYKDNDFVKEGMKIYIGEEAKTKLIETLTADVDFLTRLHLMDYSLLLGLHDCARAEQENRERAEREEDEDNHDEEDDSESGSGLDSRGPMGDRLWGWSGVTGMATPPESPHAALVRDTSLQYEDAIIPELDIYAIPSKEGAPTKEIYFLAIIDVLTHYGVRKQAAKAAKTVKYGANVDGISTCDPEQYGKRFIEFMSKAIE, encoded by the exons ATGTCCAGTGCGCCTCAAGTTTCCAGCGGGCTTAGCAAGctcaaaaaaaaacatttccgCGTGAAGCATCAAAAGGTTAAACTCTTTCGTGCTAATGAGCCGCTCTTAAGCGTCTTCATGTGGGGTGTTAATCACACG aTAAATGAACTTAGTCATGTTAATATACCGGTAATGCTCCTACCAGATGATTTCAGAGCTTATAGTAAATTAAAAGTAGATAACCACCTTTTCAACAA AGAAAATATGCCCTCTCATTTTAAGATCAAAGAGTATTGTCCATTGGTATTCCGTAATTTGCGTGAAAGATTTGGCATAGATGACTTGGATTATAAAGAGTCTATGACAAG ATGTCGAGCATATAATCCTTCGCGACGTTCGGGTTTGGCCAAACTCAGTGGGAGGACTCATCAATTGGTTCAGCGTTCAGCTACTGCTCCCTCAATAAACtttactcctcctccttttatATCTCAAATTCCAGTCTTAAGTAAACCACTACGTACCTACAGTTTTAAACCAAAACGCTTGAG atCACAACCTATACTTGATGATTCATCAGGTAAAAGTGGTGctaaattttatcaatcttATGACAaactatttattatcaaaactCTTACAAGCGAAGAAGTTGAAAGGATGCACTCGTTCTTAAAACATTACCATCCA tATATTGTGGAACGACATGGAAAAACCTTACTACCACAATACCTTGGCATGTATCGATTAACAGTGGACGGTGTTGAACATTATGTTGTTGCCATAAGAAACGTGTTTTCTAATCATTTAACAACGCACAAAAAATTTGACTTGAAAGGTTCAACTGTAGATCGTGAAGCAtctgataaagaaaaggaaaaggatctTCCTACATACAAAGATAATGATTTTGTTaaggaaggaatgaaaatTTACATAGGAGAAGAAGCAAAAACAAAACTTATAGAAACTTTAACTGCTGATGTTGAT ttTCTAACAAGATTACACTTAATGGATTATTCCTTACTACTTGGTCTACACGATTGTGCTCGTGCAGaacaagaaaatagagaacgtgcagaaagagaagaggatgaagataatcatgatgaagaagatgacAGTGAGTCTGGTAGTGGATTAGATTCTCGAGGCCCAATGGGAGA tCGTCTTTGGGGTTGGAGCGGAGTTACAGGTATGGCTACACCACCAGAATCACCTCATGCAGCATTAGTACGTGATACGAGCCTTCAATACGAGGATGCAATAATACCTGAACTAGATATATATGCTATTCCTAGTAAAGAAg GTGCCcctacaaaagaaatatattttttggcCATAATCGATGTTTTAACGCATTATGGTGTACGTAAACAAGCTGCAAAAGCAGCTAAAACAGTGAAGTATGGTGCCAATGTGGATGGTATATCAACGTGTGATCCTGAACAGTATGGTAAACGATTTATAGAATTTATGAGTAAAGCcatagaataa
- the LOC124946771 gene encoding phosphatidylinositol 5-phosphate 4-kinase type-2 beta isoform X4 has protein sequence MSSAPQVSSGLSKLKKKHFRVKHQKVKLFRANEPLLSVFMWGVNHTINELSHVNIPVMLLPDDFRAYSKLKVDNHLFNKSQPILDDSSGKSGAKFYQSYDKLFIIKTLTSEEVERMHSFLKHYHPYIVERHGKTLLPQYLGMYRLTVDGVEHYVVAIRNVFSNHLTTHKKFDLKGSTVDREASDKEKEKDLPTYKDNDFVKEGMKIYIGEEAKTKLIETLTADVDFLTRLHLMDYSLLLGLHDCARAEQENRERAEREEDEDNHDEEDDSESGSGLDSRGPMGDRLWGWSGVTGMATPPESPHAALVRDTSLQYEDAIIPELDIYAIPSKEGAPTKEIYFLAIIDVLTHYGVRKQAAKAAKTVKYGANVDGISTCDPEQYGKRFIEFMSKAIE, from the exons ATGTCCAGTGCGCCTCAAGTTTCCAGCGGGCTTAGCAAGctcaaaaaaaaacatttccgCGTGAAGCATCAAAAGGTTAAACTCTTTCGTGCTAATGAGCCGCTCTTAAGCGTCTTCATGTGGGGTGTTAATCACACG aTAAATGAACTTAGTCATGTTAATATACCGGTAATGCTCCTACCAGATGATTTCAGAGCTTATAGTAAATTAAAAGTAGATAACCACCTTTTCAACAA atCACAACCTATACTTGATGATTCATCAGGTAAAAGTGGTGctaaattttatcaatcttATGACAaactatttattatcaaaactCTTACAAGCGAAGAAGTTGAAAGGATGCACTCGTTCTTAAAACATTACCATCCA tATATTGTGGAACGACATGGAAAAACCTTACTACCACAATACCTTGGCATGTATCGATTAACAGTGGACGGTGTTGAACATTATGTTGTTGCCATAAGAAACGTGTTTTCTAATCATTTAACAACGCACAAAAAATTTGACTTGAAAGGTTCAACTGTAGATCGTGAAGCAtctgataaagaaaaggaaaaggatctTCCTACATACAAAGATAATGATTTTGTTaaggaaggaatgaaaatTTACATAGGAGAAGAAGCAAAAACAAAACTTATAGAAACTTTAACTGCTGATGTTGAT ttTCTAACAAGATTACACTTAATGGATTATTCCTTACTACTTGGTCTACACGATTGTGCTCGTGCAGaacaagaaaatagagaacgtgcagaaagagaagaggatgaagataatcatgatgaagaagatgacAGTGAGTCTGGTAGTGGATTAGATTCTCGAGGCCCAATGGGAGA tCGTCTTTGGGGTTGGAGCGGAGTTACAGGTATGGCTACACCACCAGAATCACCTCATGCAGCATTAGTACGTGATACGAGCCTTCAATACGAGGATGCAATAATACCTGAACTAGATATATATGCTATTCCTAGTAAAGAAg GTGCCcctacaaaagaaatatattttttggcCATAATCGATGTTTTAACGCATTATGGTGTACGTAAACAAGCTGCAAAAGCAGCTAAAACAGTGAAGTATGGTGCCAATGTGGATGGTATATCAACGTGTGATCCTGAACAGTATGGTAAACGATTTATAGAATTTATGAGTAAAGCcatagaataa
- the LOC124946771 gene encoding phosphatidylinositol 5-phosphate 4-kinase type-2 alpha isoform X3, which produces MSSAPQVSSGLSKLKKKHFRVKHQKVKLFRANEPLLSVFMWGVNHTINELSHVNIPVMLLPDDFRAYSKLKVDNHLFNKENMPSHFKIKEYCPLVFRNLRERFGIDDLDYKESMTRSQPILDDSSGKSGAKFYQSYDKLFIIKTLTSEEVERMHSFLKHYHPYIVERHGKTLLPQYLGMYRLTVDGVEHYVVAIRNVFSNHLTTHKKFDLKGSTVDREASDKEKEKDLPTYKDNDFVKEGMKIYIGEEAKTKLIETLTADVDFLTRLHLMDYSLLLGLHDCARAEQENRERAEREEDEDNHDEEDDSESGSGLDSRGPMGDRLWGWSGVTGMATPPESPHAALVRDTSLQYEDAIIPELDIYAIPSKEGAPTKEIYFLAIIDVLTHYGVRKQAAKAAKTVKYGANVDGISTCDPEQYGKRFIEFMSKAIE; this is translated from the exons ATGTCCAGTGCGCCTCAAGTTTCCAGCGGGCTTAGCAAGctcaaaaaaaaacatttccgCGTGAAGCATCAAAAGGTTAAACTCTTTCGTGCTAATGAGCCGCTCTTAAGCGTCTTCATGTGGGGTGTTAATCACACG aTAAATGAACTTAGTCATGTTAATATACCGGTAATGCTCCTACCAGATGATTTCAGAGCTTATAGTAAATTAAAAGTAGATAACCACCTTTTCAACAA AGAAAATATGCCCTCTCATTTTAAGATCAAAGAGTATTGTCCATTGGTATTCCGTAATTTGCGTGAAAGATTTGGCATAGATGACTTGGATTATAAAGAGTCTATGACAAG atCACAACCTATACTTGATGATTCATCAGGTAAAAGTGGTGctaaattttatcaatcttATGACAaactatttattatcaaaactCTTACAAGCGAAGAAGTTGAAAGGATGCACTCGTTCTTAAAACATTACCATCCA tATATTGTGGAACGACATGGAAAAACCTTACTACCACAATACCTTGGCATGTATCGATTAACAGTGGACGGTGTTGAACATTATGTTGTTGCCATAAGAAACGTGTTTTCTAATCATTTAACAACGCACAAAAAATTTGACTTGAAAGGTTCAACTGTAGATCGTGAAGCAtctgataaagaaaaggaaaaggatctTCCTACATACAAAGATAATGATTTTGTTaaggaaggaatgaaaatTTACATAGGAGAAGAAGCAAAAACAAAACTTATAGAAACTTTAACTGCTGATGTTGAT ttTCTAACAAGATTACACTTAATGGATTATTCCTTACTACTTGGTCTACACGATTGTGCTCGTGCAGaacaagaaaatagagaacgtgcagaaagagaagaggatgaagataatcatgatgaagaagatgacAGTGAGTCTGGTAGTGGATTAGATTCTCGAGGCCCAATGGGAGA tCGTCTTTGGGGTTGGAGCGGAGTTACAGGTATGGCTACACCACCAGAATCACCTCATGCAGCATTAGTACGTGATACGAGCCTTCAATACGAGGATGCAATAATACCTGAACTAGATATATATGCTATTCCTAGTAAAGAAg GTGCCcctacaaaagaaatatattttttggcCATAATCGATGTTTTAACGCATTATGGTGTACGTAAACAAGCTGCAAAAGCAGCTAAAACAGTGAAGTATGGTGCCAATGTGGATGGTATATCAACGTGTGATCCTGAACAGTATGGTAAACGATTTATAGAATTTATGAGTAAAGCcatagaataa
- the LOC124946771 gene encoding phosphatidylinositol 5-phosphate 4-kinase type-2 beta isoform X2: MLLPDDFRAYSKLKVDNHLFNKENMPSHFKIKEYCPLVFRNLRERFGIDDLDYKESMTRCRAYNPSRRSGLAKLSGRTHQLVQRSATAPSINFTPPPFISQIPVLSKPLRTYSFKPKRLRSQPILDDSSGKSGAKFYQSYDKLFIIKTLTSEEVERMHSFLKHYHPYIVERHGKTLLPQYLGMYRLTVDGVEHYVVAIRNVFSNHLTTHKKFDLKGSTVDREASDKEKEKDLPTYKDNDFVKEGMKIYIGEEAKTKLIETLTADVDFLTRLHLMDYSLLLGLHDCARAEQENRERAEREEDEDNHDEEDDSESGSGLDSRGPMGDRLWGWSGVTGMATPPESPHAALVRDTSLQYEDAIIPELDIYAIPSKEGAPTKEIYFLAIIDVLTHYGVRKQAAKAAKTVKYGANVDGISTCDPEQYGKRFIEFMSKAIE; the protein is encoded by the exons ATGCTCCTACCAGATGATTTCAGAGCTTATAGTAAATTAAAAGTAGATAACCACCTTTTCAACAA AGAAAATATGCCCTCTCATTTTAAGATCAAAGAGTATTGTCCATTGGTATTCCGTAATTTGCGTGAAAGATTTGGCATAGATGACTTGGATTATAAAGAGTCTATGACAAG ATGTCGAGCATATAATCCTTCGCGACGTTCGGGTTTGGCCAAACTCAGTGGGAGGACTCATCAATTGGTTCAGCGTTCAGCTACTGCTCCCTCAATAAACtttactcctcctccttttatATCTCAAATTCCAGTCTTAAGTAAACCACTACGTACCTACAGTTTTAAACCAAAACGCTTGAG atCACAACCTATACTTGATGATTCATCAGGTAAAAGTGGTGctaaattttatcaatcttATGACAaactatttattatcaaaactCTTACAAGCGAAGAAGTTGAAAGGATGCACTCGTTCTTAAAACATTACCATCCA tATATTGTGGAACGACATGGAAAAACCTTACTACCACAATACCTTGGCATGTATCGATTAACAGTGGACGGTGTTGAACATTATGTTGTTGCCATAAGAAACGTGTTTTCTAATCATTTAACAACGCACAAAAAATTTGACTTGAAAGGTTCAACTGTAGATCGTGAAGCAtctgataaagaaaaggaaaaggatctTCCTACATACAAAGATAATGATTTTGTTaaggaaggaatgaaaatTTACATAGGAGAAGAAGCAAAAACAAAACTTATAGAAACTTTAACTGCTGATGTTGAT ttTCTAACAAGATTACACTTAATGGATTATTCCTTACTACTTGGTCTACACGATTGTGCTCGTGCAGaacaagaaaatagagaacgtgcagaaagagaagaggatgaagataatcatgatgaagaagatgacAGTGAGTCTGGTAGTGGATTAGATTCTCGAGGCCCAATGGGAGA tCGTCTTTGGGGTTGGAGCGGAGTTACAGGTATGGCTACACCACCAGAATCACCTCATGCAGCATTAGTACGTGATACGAGCCTTCAATACGAGGATGCAATAATACCTGAACTAGATATATATGCTATTCCTAGTAAAGAAg GTGCCcctacaaaagaaatatattttttggcCATAATCGATGTTTTAACGCATTATGGTGTACGTAAACAAGCTGCAAAAGCAGCTAAAACAGTGAAGTATGGTGCCAATGTGGATGGTATATCAACGTGTGATCCTGAACAGTATGGTAAACGATTTATAGAATTTATGAGTAAAGCcatagaataa
- the LOC124946756 gene encoding kinesin-like protein KIF23 isoform X1, whose protein sequence is MSSIKSARQKPPVTSRKQATKTKIDSVEPVQVYCRIRPMLNSTDISCMKIASSTTIIVTPPETAINFRNVSKVIQTSFSKVFGHDATQKEVFNIVALPLVTNLINGENSLLFTYGVTGSGKTYTMTGDIHNPGIMPCCLDVLFNSIANYQTKRSVFQPDRLNGFDVLSETEIQFEKQNEFNLNFANSQNGKYRHGIQPIDNNNDNRPSFICSTDDVDMLQVDEDNGYAVFVTYIEIYNNSIYDLLEDEEVRSKPLQSKIIREDGCRNMYVHGVTEIEVKNSEEACKIFQRGQRRRRVAHTALNAESSRSHSVFTIRLVQAPLDSQGEQVVQDKRVICVSQLSLVDLAGTERTNRSKNTGQRLREAGNINNSLMTLRTCLEILRENQIQGTNKMIPYRDSKLTHLFKNYFDGEGQIRMIVCVNPRAEDYDETIQTMKFAEITQEVQVARSVTSKLDLGYTPGRRQMNKIFKEARSRLEKAGNADAADIEVDIGLVYSLGGPFPDMEMTNPHNDQVITNLMRFLELRIQKRNLLRGDLQQKQNNFRNMLVKMERENVSLKIENATLKASNEQQKEKISILENLVCKTEEQIDTLLYRLNSANDAIRNLQQELRDKDMSLNQRLIDKQRVKQKYNSKIQAETAKMNKELETKLQQQREILQNQMKEKEDKLKLVKQILVDDNATDVTVPHKESIPVTTLNIPEIATSSTVNVTPESTIVDHIPRTTVQTLAKMLESESGDINTKERIPVVNPRYRRSQSVDRWIDHRPPPMVPVGTILQPVMHRKRSVTHLTDPKDITNKASRYCLISQNQDEEGELETKLYKGDILPTCGGGAQVVFSDMEYLKQLSPVTRKRSVTLSPRSKDKVTSSDNCLSIETGSKKLRV, encoded by the exons atgtcCAGTATAAAGTCAGC GCGTCAAAAACCACCTGTTACAAGTCGGAAGCAAGCaaccaaaacaaaaattgatagTGTAGAACCAGTTCAAGTTTACTGTCGTATAAGGCCAATGTTAAATTCTACAGATATCTCGTGTATGAAAATTGCTTCTAGTACGACTATAATTGTTACACCTCCAGAAACAGCAATAAATTTTCGCAATGTCAGTAAAGTAATACAAACATCATTCAGTAAAGTATTTGGGCATGATGCAACTCAAAAGGAAGTATTTAACATAGTTGCATTACCACTTGTGACAAATCTTATTAATGGAGAAAATAgtcttttatttacatatggtGTAACAGGAAGTGGAAAAACATACACAATGACTGGAGATATCCATAATCCTGGAATTATGCCATGTTGCTTGGATGTCCTCTTTAATAGTATTGCCAATTATCAAACCAAAAGATCTGTATTCCAACCGGACAGATTAAATGGATTTGATGTACTAAGTGAAACAGAAATACAATTtgagaaacaaaatgaattcaACTTAAATTTTGCCAACTCTCAAAATGGAAAATACAGGCA tGGTATCCAAccaatagataataataatgataatagacCAAGTTTTATATGCTCAACAGATGATGTAGATATGCTGCAAGTTGATGAGGATAATGGATATGCTGTATTTGTAACATACATagagatttataataatagcatATATGATTTACttgaagatgaagaagtaaGGTCAAA acCATTACAGAGTAAAATTATACGTGAAGATGGTTGTAGAAATATGTATGTCCATGGTGTTACTGAAATAGAAGTAAAAAATTCAGAAGAAGCATGTAAGATATTTCAACGTggacaaagaagaagacgagtaGCACATACTGCATTAAATGCTGAATCAAGTAGATCTCACAGTGTTTTCACTATAAGGCTTGTGCAG GCACCATTAGATTCTCAAGGAGAGCAAGTTGTGCAAGATAAACGAGTTATTTGTGTCAGTCAATTGTCACTAGTAGATTTAGCTGGAACAGAGCGTACTAATCGTTCTAAAAATACAGGCCAAAGACTACGAGAAGCag GCAATATAAACAACTCATTAATGACACTTCGCACGTGCTTAGAAATTCTTAgagaaaatcaaattcaaGGTACCAACAAAATGATACCTTATCGTGATTCAAAACTTACacatttattcaaaaattattttgatggTGAAGGACAAATTAGAATGATTGTATGTGTTAATCCAAGAGCAGAAGATTATGATGAAACAATA CAAACAATGAAATTTGCAGAAATAACTCAGGAAGTTCAAGTCGCACGATCTGTAACTTCTAAATTAGATTTAGGCTATACTCCTGGACGAAGACAAATGAATAAG atATTTAAAGAAGCACGAAGCAGATTAGAAAAAGCAGGCAATGCTGATGCAGCTGACATAGAAGTAGATATAGGATTAGTATACAG CCTTGGTGGCCCTTTTCCAGACATGGAGATGACAAATCCACACAATGATCAAGTGATCACTAATCTAATGCGTTTTCTGGAATTGCGTattcaaaagagaaatttattacgaGGAGATTTGCAACAAAAAC AAAACAACTTTAGAAATATGCTAGTAAAAATGGAACGAGAAAATGTTTCCCTAAAGATTGAAAATGCAACATTGAAAGCATCGAATGaacaacaaaaggaaaaa ATATCTATTTTGGAAAATCTCGTTTGTAAAACTGAAGAACAGATCGATACTTTGTTGTATAGATTGAACAGTGCAAATGATGCCATCAGAAATTTACAACAAGAg ttaAGAGATAAGGACATGTCTCTCAATCAACGATTAATAGATAAGCAAAGAGTAAAGCAAAAGTACAATAGTAAAATTCAAGCAGAAACAgcaaaaatgaataaagaattgGAAACAAAATTGCAAcaacaaagagaaattttacaa AAccaaatgaaggaaaaagaagataagttAAAATTAGTTAAACAAATATTGGTGGATGATAATGCGACTGATGTAACAGTTCCTCATAAAGAATCTATACCAGTAACTACACTTAATATTCCTGAAATTGCCACATCAAGCACAGTTAATGTTACTCCTGAATCTACAATTGTAGATCATATTCCAAGAACAACGGTCCAAACGTTAGCAAAAATGTTGGAATCTGAGAGTGGagatattaatacaaaa gAAAGAATCCCAGTAGTTAATCCGCGATATAGGCGATCACAAAGTGTGGACAGATGGATTGATCATCGACCTCCTCCAATGGTGCCAGTTGGAACAATACTTCAACCTGTAATGCATCGTAAACGAAGTGTTACACATTTAACAGATCCAAAAGATATCACGAACAAAGCATCTCGATACTGTCTTATATCTCAAAATCAAGATGAAGAAGGTGAACTAGAAACGAAGTTATACAAG ggTGATATATTACCAACATGTGGCGGTGGTGCTCAAGTAGTGTTTAGCGACATGGAgtatttaaaacaattatcACCTGTTACAAGAAAACGTAGTGTCACTTTAAGTCCTCGAAGCAAGGATAAAGTGACTTCTTCAGATAATTGTTTATCCATTGAGACTGGTTCAAAAAAACTTcgcgtataa
- the LOC124946756 gene encoding kinesin-like protein KIF23 isoform X2 has translation MSSIKSARQKPPVTSRKQATKTKIDSVEPVQVYCRIRPMLNSTDISCMKIASSTTIIVTPPETAINFRNVSKVIQTSFSKVFGHDATQKEVFNIVALPLVTNLINGENSLLFTYGVTGSGKTYTMTGDIHNPGIMPCCLDVLFNSIANYQTKRSVFQPDRLNGFDVLSETEIQFEKQNEFNLNFANSQNGKYRHGIQPIDNNNDNRPSFICSTDDVDMLQVDEDNGYAVFVTYIEIYNNSIYDLLEDEEVRSKPLQSKIIREDGCRNMYVHGVTEIEVKNSEEACKIFQRGQRRRRVAHTALNAESSRSHSVFTIRLVQAPLDSQGEQVVQDKRVICVSQLSLVDLAGTERTNRSKNTGQRLREAGNINNSLMTLRTCLEILRENQIQGTNKMIPYRDSKLTHLFKNYFDGEGQIRMIVCVNPRAEDYDETIQTMKFAEITQEVQVARSVTSKLDLGYTPGRRQMNKIFKEARSRLEKAGNADAADIEVDIGLVYSLGGPFPDMEMTNPHNDQVITNLMRFLELRIQKRNLLRGDLQQKQNNFRNMLVKMERENVSLKIENATLKASNEQQKEKISILENLVCKTEEQIDTLLYRLNSANDAIRNLQQELRDKDMSLNQRLIDKQRVKQKYNSKIQAETAKMNKELETKLQQQREILQNQMKEKEDKLKLVKQILVDDNATDVTVPHKESIPVTTLNIPEIATSSTVNVTPESTIVDHIPRTTVQTLAKMLESESGDINTKERIPVVNPRYRRSQSVDRWIDHRPPPMVPVGTILQPVMHRKRSVTHLTDPKDITNKASRYCLISQNQDEEG, from the exons atgtcCAGTATAAAGTCAGC GCGTCAAAAACCACCTGTTACAAGTCGGAAGCAAGCaaccaaaacaaaaattgatagTGTAGAACCAGTTCAAGTTTACTGTCGTATAAGGCCAATGTTAAATTCTACAGATATCTCGTGTATGAAAATTGCTTCTAGTACGACTATAATTGTTACACCTCCAGAAACAGCAATAAATTTTCGCAATGTCAGTAAAGTAATACAAACATCATTCAGTAAAGTATTTGGGCATGATGCAACTCAAAAGGAAGTATTTAACATAGTTGCATTACCACTTGTGACAAATCTTATTAATGGAGAAAATAgtcttttatttacatatggtGTAACAGGAAGTGGAAAAACATACACAATGACTGGAGATATCCATAATCCTGGAATTATGCCATGTTGCTTGGATGTCCTCTTTAATAGTATTGCCAATTATCAAACCAAAAGATCTGTATTCCAACCGGACAGATTAAATGGATTTGATGTACTAAGTGAAACAGAAATACAATTtgagaaacaaaatgaattcaACTTAAATTTTGCCAACTCTCAAAATGGAAAATACAGGCA tGGTATCCAAccaatagataataataatgataatagacCAAGTTTTATATGCTCAACAGATGATGTAGATATGCTGCAAGTTGATGAGGATAATGGATATGCTGTATTTGTAACATACATagagatttataataatagcatATATGATTTACttgaagatgaagaagtaaGGTCAAA acCATTACAGAGTAAAATTATACGTGAAGATGGTTGTAGAAATATGTATGTCCATGGTGTTACTGAAATAGAAGTAAAAAATTCAGAAGAAGCATGTAAGATATTTCAACGTggacaaagaagaagacgagtaGCACATACTGCATTAAATGCTGAATCAAGTAGATCTCACAGTGTTTTCACTATAAGGCTTGTGCAG GCACCATTAGATTCTCAAGGAGAGCAAGTTGTGCAAGATAAACGAGTTATTTGTGTCAGTCAATTGTCACTAGTAGATTTAGCTGGAACAGAGCGTACTAATCGTTCTAAAAATACAGGCCAAAGACTACGAGAAGCag GCAATATAAACAACTCATTAATGACACTTCGCACGTGCTTAGAAATTCTTAgagaaaatcaaattcaaGGTACCAACAAAATGATACCTTATCGTGATTCAAAACTTACacatttattcaaaaattattttgatggTGAAGGACAAATTAGAATGATTGTATGTGTTAATCCAAGAGCAGAAGATTATGATGAAACAATA CAAACAATGAAATTTGCAGAAATAACTCAGGAAGTTCAAGTCGCACGATCTGTAACTTCTAAATTAGATTTAGGCTATACTCCTGGACGAAGACAAATGAATAAG atATTTAAAGAAGCACGAAGCAGATTAGAAAAAGCAGGCAATGCTGATGCAGCTGACATAGAAGTAGATATAGGATTAGTATACAG CCTTGGTGGCCCTTTTCCAGACATGGAGATGACAAATCCACACAATGATCAAGTGATCACTAATCTAATGCGTTTTCTGGAATTGCGTattcaaaagagaaatttattacgaGGAGATTTGCAACAAAAAC AAAACAACTTTAGAAATATGCTAGTAAAAATGGAACGAGAAAATGTTTCCCTAAAGATTGAAAATGCAACATTGAAAGCATCGAATGaacaacaaaaggaaaaa ATATCTATTTTGGAAAATCTCGTTTGTAAAACTGAAGAACAGATCGATACTTTGTTGTATAGATTGAACAGTGCAAATGATGCCATCAGAAATTTACAACAAGAg ttaAGAGATAAGGACATGTCTCTCAATCAACGATTAATAGATAAGCAAAGAGTAAAGCAAAAGTACAATAGTAAAATTCAAGCAGAAACAgcaaaaatgaataaagaattgGAAACAAAATTGCAAcaacaaagagaaattttacaa AAccaaatgaaggaaaaagaagataagttAAAATTAGTTAAACAAATATTGGTGGATGATAATGCGACTGATGTAACAGTTCCTCATAAAGAATCTATACCAGTAACTACACTTAATATTCCTGAAATTGCCACATCAAGCACAGTTAATGTTACTCCTGAATCTACAATTGTAGATCATATTCCAAGAACAACGGTCCAAACGTTAGCAAAAATGTTGGAATCTGAGAGTGGagatattaatacaaaa gAAAGAATCCCAGTAGTTAATCCGCGATATAGGCGATCACAAAGTGTGGACAGATGGATTGATCATCGACCTCCTCCAATGGTGCCAGTTGGAACAATACTTCAACCTGTAATGCATCGTAAACGAAGTGTTACACATTTAACAGATCCAAAAGATATCACGAACAAAGCATCTCGATACTGTCTTATATCTCAAAATCAAGATGAAGAAG ggTGA